The sequence TCTCAAGGGTCAGGAGTGGCAGGTGAGGTGGAGAAGCAGGCCACACTGGGTCAGCTGGAAGCTCATACCCTCTATGGTGGAGAAGACGTGGAGGGTGTCTGTGTGCGTTGGGATGGTTTCAGGACTTTCTTCTGTGATCATCACAAGATGCCCTCCAGTGACTGGTTCACCAGGGTCCCTTTGTTCTGAAACatcaagaaggaaaaggcaaaatcagaaagaaggagaagaaaaaagaaggtcATAAGACAGATGGGAAACCCAAGGCTCGGAGGGGTTTTGGATCTGGGAGGGAGGGGCTCTGTGTCCTTGGCTGTTGGCCCCACCTCCTCGACAAGCCTGCACGATGTACACCTTAGGCTTGGCTCTCAGGGCCCGGCAGTTCTTGTTGTTCAGAGCCTGGAAGAGGTCCTCCAGCTCGACCATCCTCTCATCCTCCCCTTTGAGGCGCCCTTCTAATCCGTGTGCCATGAGAACCACGAAGGCACAGCTGACAAAGTCTTCTCGGGCGTCGATGGCCTGTTGGAATTTTTCCAACTCTTCCTGAAATTGCTGGAGTGAGAGGAATGGCCAGACTCAGGGGTGACCCTGGAATCCACCTTCTCCttcagcccccacccctcccctgctgGGCTGGAGCTGGCAGCACAATACCTGGGCAGTAGGGTCTCTCTTCATGGTGCTCTCAAACCCCAGATGCTGGAACATGCGCTCCAGGGCATCCAGATCTGCCTCGGAACCTTCTCGGGCTTTGGTGACACACAGTGTCAGGGCCAGGCGGGCCCCTGACATGTCGTATGTCTCCTGGGCCAAGAGACGACAGAAATTATCAAAGGGGTATGGAAGGGGAGGAGAAAGCAGATGTGGTCCCAAGGTGCCTGGGGGTAGGGTTGCTGAGTAGAATATAGGATGCCAAGGTATACTCAAgactcaaatgaaaaaaaaaaaaaaacaacaaaacccaactTTTAAAGAATAAAGCCCTTTAAAGAATAAAGGGCTCAGAtggtgaatctgcctgcaatgtgggagacccaggtttgatctcagggttgggaagatcccctggagaagggaatggcggcccacttcagtattcttgcttggagaatcccatggacagaggagcctggtaggctacagtccatggggtcgcaaagagttggacatgactgagcgactaacactttgaagAATAAGTATGTCCTCAATACTGCATGGAGTATATTTATACTGAAAGGTTATTTATTGTTGATgtgaaattaaaatttgattgggcatcctttatttttatttgccaaaTCTGGCAATTCAACCTGGAGTCCAGTGTGAACTTGAGTAAGTCACtgctcctattttttttaaattaaaaaaatataaatttatttattttaattggaggttaattactttacaatgttgtattggttttgccatacagcatcatgaatccaccacaggtatacacgtgttccccatcctgaacccccctccctcctccctccccataccatccctctgggttgtctcagtgcaccagccccaagcatccagtatcatgcatcgaacctggactggctattcatttcatatatgatacagctgggcatacacactgaggaaaccagaattgaaagaggcctgtgtaccccaatgttcatcgcagcactgtttataatagccaggacatggaagcaacctagatgtccatcagcagatgaatggataagaaagctgtgatacatatacacaatggagtattactcagccattaaaaaggatacattttaatcagttctaatgaggtggatgaaactggagcctattatacagagtaaagcaagccagaaagaaaaacaccaatacaatatactaacgcatatatatggaatttagaaagatggtaacgataaccctgtatgcgagacagcaaaagagacacagatgtatagaacagtcttttggactctgtgggagagggcgagggtgggatgatttgggagaatggtattgaaacactGCTCCtatttgaatctcagtttccaaatataggggcttccctggtggttcatatgtacagaatctgactgcaatatgggagacttgggttcaatccctgggttgggaagaacccctggagaagggaatggcaacccactccagtattcttgcctggagaattcactagacagaggaacctggtgagctacagcccctggggttgaaaagagtcgggcatgactgagtgattgacacACTTCCAAATAGAGACAATGACTATGTGTAAGGGGGCGAATTTTGAGGGTCTCTTCCAGTTGTCACATTTGATAGCTTTGTCTCTCCATCATTCCCAAGAGTATTCTGAGCATTACCTTCTCACTTGCAGAGGTCTCAGACTTTATGAAGCTAATTCTGAGATTCTATCTCGTCCTATCAGAGGAAGAATATTGGGgccaaaatttcttttttttttagaagaaaggcagtgtgagacttccctggtggttcagtggttaagaatctggcttccaatgcaggagacacgggttcgattcctggtccaggaactaagattccacatgccacagggcaataaacctgtgtgccacatcTGGAGAGAAGCCCTCCAGCTGTAGTGATGATCCTTTGTGCTCTCATTAAGACCCAGTTCAtccaaaaatatgtaaatagttataaaaaaaagagaagcaggaTACTGAGTACCATAATTATAAGAATTTTATCATCGAGACAAAGGTAGCCAGGGTGCCCCCTTCTTTTCCCAGTTGCCACAACTTCAGTTCCATTGCTGAGTCTTTTTCTCCAACTGAATGACCACAAAGCACCTGAGTTCTGAATCCACGTCATGGTTTTTCACCCCCTCTAGTGTCTCAAACATTAAgttcctctcttcccctctccccagatgctcccacctctctccctcagCCTGCACCCAGCCTACCTCTTCCAAAGGCTGAGGACTGCTCATCTCTTTTGATTCTGAGTCCAAATCTCACCACCCTTGTCTGATCCTAAGGGAAAAGGGACAAGAGAAGATAGGTTAAAGGTCTCCAAAGGAAGACAGAGGGGCTCAGAGGACAGACTAGGTTGTCTATTTGTGTTTTTGAGACTGAACAGGATCCCAGTGGTTGGGGACTTGGTTCATGTTGAGACTTGGGGCAAGAGATGACAGTCCATGAAGTGTGTCCTGTCTAGTGTGATACTCTGGTGATTCTCATtcactgcttcccaggtggctcaacagtaaagaacctgcccgccattgcagcagatgtaagagacacaggtttgatccctgagtagggaagatcccctggagaaggaaatgacaacccactccagtattcttgcctgggaaatcccatggacagaggaacctggtggctacaatccatgggcttACAGAGTTGgaataactgagcaactgaacaacaacgacaatgttcattacagcattgtttacaaatgccaagatatggaaacaacctacatgctCATGGtaggtgaatggatgaagaagatactTATATAAGTGATGGAGTATTTttcggccataaaaagaatgaaatctcgtcatttgcgacaacatggatggacctagaaggcattatgctaagtgaataaaatcagacagaggaagacaaatgctgtatgatttcacttatatgtggaatcaaaaaggaaaaaaaaacccaaagcaaatgaagaaacataaCAAAACATAAGCAGAGctatagatacagaaaataaacaggtGTGTTTCCAgaggggaggaggatgggggTGATGAGAGGAATAGGTAAagaagattaagaggtacaaattccTAGTTACCAAGTAAATGAGTCGTGGGTaagaaatgtacagtgtggggaatatagtcaataacttGATAGCGTTGTATGGTGACACATTGTAATTAGATATTGTGGCAATCAGTTTGAGATGTAGAGAAATACCAAACTACTGTGCTGTGTAACAGAAACTAACAGTGTGTTAGGTCAATTATTCTcagaaatgaattaataaaaaagagattagatttgtggttatcagaggtggaggggggaggggaattGGATGAGGGAAGTCAAAACATACGACTTCGCTAGTTATAACATAAATAAGTATTAGGGATGTAGTGTACAAGATGGTAATATAATCAACATTGCTGCATGCTATACATGAAAGTTAAGACAGTAAATCtgagttcttatcacaagaaaaatattttcctgtttctttaattCTGTATCCGTATgggatgatggatgttcactaaacttatcatgataatcatttcatggtgtatgtaaatcaaatcattatgctgtattcCCTAAACTTATtcagtgttgtatgtcaattgtatctcaataaaactggaagaaaaaaaaatgaggatgtCATCAAAGTGGGGAATACAATTTTGAAACTGTCCCAGAAGGTCTTCAAATCTGAATAGATCAATTTACCTTCCTCCCT is a genomic window of Ovis canadensis isolate MfBH-ARS-UI-01 breed Bighorn chromosome 5, ARS-UI_OviCan_v2, whole genome shotgun sequence containing:
- the CASP14 gene encoding caspase-14, translated to MSSPQPLEEETYDMSGARLALTLCVTKAREGSEADLDALERMFQHLGFESTMKRDPTAQQFQEELEKFQQAIDAREDFVSCAFVVLMAHGLEGRLKGEDERMVELEDLFQALNNKNCRALRAKPKVYIVQACRGEQRDPGEPVTGGHLVMITEESPETIPTHTDTLHVFSTIEGYIAYRHDQEGSYFIQTLVDVFINKKGPILELLTEVTRRMAEAEMVQEGEPKKVNPEIQSTLRKRLYLQ